One window of Quercus robur chromosome 12, dhQueRobu3.1, whole genome shotgun sequence genomic DNA carries:
- the LOC126708399 gene encoding uncharacterized protein LOC126708399: MASDNGRRKDPGWKYNYLANVEDKNAVTCLFCNKVTKGGIHRAKQHQVGNFKNSTKCLKCPDHVREELAQYMAEKKSDKENYDKMPDFDDIDNMIEIEDVDDDEGKMKQTNINDKLDKEKRAQACQYIGRLFYLAGIPFNVARLDEFKWAIEAIGQYGPNMKPPNYHELRVPILKKEVAYTNELLSNHKQDWKKYGCSIMSDGWTSRTNKTLINFLVNCPSGTMFVKSIDASSFMKTGEKTFELLDTFVEQIGEANVVQVVSDNGSNYVLAGKLLEAKRPNLYWTPCAAHCIDLILE, encoded by the exons aTGGCTTCAGATAATGGGAGGAGAAAAGATCCGGGatggaaatataattatttagcTAATGTTGAAGATAAAAATGCAGTGACTTGCCTCTTTTGTAATAAAGTCACAAAGGGAGGGATACATAGAGCAAAACAACATCAAGTAGGGAATTTTAAAAACAGTACAAAATGTTTAAAATGTCCTGATCATGTTAGAGAAGAGCTTGCACAGTATATGGCAGAGAAGAAGAGTGACAAGGAGAACTATGACAAGATGCCTGATTTTGATGATATAGATAATATGATTGAAATTGAGGATGTAGATGATGATGAG GGTAAGATGAAGCAAACTAACATCAATGATAAACTTGATAAAGAGAAAAGAGCACAAGCTTGTCAGTATATTGGCCGGCTATTTTATCTAGCCGGTATACCATTCAATGTTGCTCGCTTAGATGAATTTAAATGGGCAATTGAAGCTATTGGGCAGTATGGTCCAAATATGAAGCCTCCTAATTACCATGAGTTAAGAGTTCCAATTCTCAAAAAGGAGGTGGCTTACACAAATGAGTTATTGAGTAATCACAAGCAAGATTGGAAGAAATATGGTTGTTCTATTATGTCTGATGGGTGGACTAGTAGAACCAATAAGACCTTGATTAACTTTTTGGTGAATTGCCCATCTGGAACCATGTTTGTGAAGTCAATTGATGCATCATCTTTTATGAAAACTGGGGAAAAAACTTTTGAATTACTTGATACATTTGTAGAACAAATTGGGGAGGCTAATGTAGTCCAAGTAGTATCGGATAATGGATCTAATTATGTGTTGGCTGGGAAGTTGTTGGAAGCAAAAAGGCCAAATTTGTATTGGACTCCATGTGCTGCACACTGCATTGACCTTATATTAGAGTAG
- the LOC126708630 gene encoding 60S ribosomal protein L15-1-like, producing the protein MEPERQNGRPRWKVLDHSHPINAKESPQTLAPSKEKNPARYCASQLISDPMGAYKYVSELWRKKQSDVMRFLQRVRCWEYRQQSAIVRVTRPTRPDKARRLGYKAKQGYVVYRVRVRRGGRKRPVPKGIVYGKPTNQGVTQLKFQRSKRSVAEERAGRQLGGLRVLNSYWLNEDSTYKYYEVILVDVAHNAIRNDPRINWLAGAKHKHRELRGLTSAGKKYRGLRGKGHLHHKARPSRRANWKRNNTLSLRRYR; encoded by the exons ATGGAGCCTGAAAGACAAAATGGACGGCCCAGATGGAAAGTCCTTGACCACTCCCACCCTATAAATGCAAAGGAATCGCCACAAACCCTAGCTCCCTCTAAAGAGAAAAACCCTGCCCGTTACTGCGCATCGCAGCTCATTTCCGATCCCATGG GGGCTTACAAGTACGTGTCGGAGCTATGGAGGAAGAAACAATCCGATGTTATGCGTTTCTTGCAGAGGGTGAGGTGTTGGGAGTACCGCCAACAGTCTGCCATTGTTCGTGTCACCAGGCCTACTCGCCCTGACAAGGCTCGTCGCTTGGGTTACAAGGCAAAGCAG GGATATGTGGTCTATCGTGTTCGTGTTAGACGTGGTGGTCGGAAGAGGCCTGTTCCCAAGGGTATTGTGTACGGGAAGCCCACAAACCAGGGTGTTACTCAACTGAAGTTTCAGCGCAGCAAGAGGTCAGTAGCAGAGGAACGAGCTGGTCGTCAGTTGGGTGGTCTCAGGGTTCTGAATTCATACTGGTTGAACGAG GACTCTACTTACAAGTACTATGAGGTAATTCTAGTTGATGTTGCTCATAATGCAATCAGAAATGACCCAAGAATCAATTGGCTTGCTGGTGCTAAACACAAGCACAGGGAGCTCCGTGGTCTCACTTCTGCTGGTAAGAAATACAGGGGATTACGTGGAAAGGGTCACCTCCACCACAAGGCACGTCCTTCTCGCAGGGCAAACTGGAAGAGAAATAACACCCTCTCCCTTCGTCGCTACCGTTAG
- the LOC126708400 gene encoding uncharacterized protein LOC126708400 yields MGSLVRVLRLVDNERKLAMGYIYEAMDRAKEAIIKAFNENEERYSNIFKIIDERWECQLHWPLHAAGHFLNPEYFYFDDNIATNHEITAGLYACIQRLVSTAEIQDKIMAELPIYKKVEGLFGIELAKRSKKTRAPAIRILSLTCSACGCERNWSVFEQIHTKKRNRLAQKRLNDLVFVKYNQKMKARYDKRDVTDPISLDDIDESNE; encoded by the exons ATGGGCTCTCTTGTTCGGGTTCTTCGCCTTGTTGATAATGAGAGAAAACTAGCTATGGGTTACATATATGAGGCGATGGATAGGGCTAAAGAAGCTATTATAAAAGCTTTTAATGAGAATGAAGAAAggtattcaaatatttttaaaatcattgatGAGAGATGGGAATGTCAATTACATTGGCCTTTGCATGCAGCGGGTCATTTCTTGAATCCTGAGTACTTCTATTTTGATGATAACATAGCAACAAATCATGAAATTACAGCAGGATTGTATGCTTGCATACAAAGACTAGTTTCTACTGCTGAAATTCAGGACAAGATCATGGCTGAGCTACCCATCTATAAGAAAGTTGAAGGACTCTTTGGCATTGAATTGGCTAAAAGATCAAAAAAGACAAGGGCTCCAG CTATAAGAATCTTGAGCTTGACTTGTAGTGCATGTGGTTGTGAGCGCAATTGGAGTGTGTTTGAGCAG ATTCACACCAAAAAAAGGAATAGACTTGCACAAAAACGACTAAATGATCTGGTCTTTGTGAAGTATAATCAAAAGATGAAGGCACGATATGATAAGCGTGATGTTACTGATCCCATCTCCTTAGATGATATAGATGAAAGTAATGAATGA
- the LOC126709263 gene encoding uncharacterized protein LOC126709263, with protein sequence MGAEPSMNVEDELVFDDDDDGLTWGVVARAAGVGEPRKNTRFQKKSRASSKASTSQPNIEEEDADSDSDETEEENVDGYKSGSSGFESDGNLSEDSDDDL encoded by the coding sequence ATGGGTGCTGAACCATCTATGAATGTTGAAGATGAGTTggtttttgatgatgatgatgatggtttGACATGGGGTGTAGTGGCAAGAGCTGCTGGTGTTGGAGAACCAAGGAAGAATACTagattccaaaaaaaatcaagggcAAGCTCAAAGGCCTCAACATCACAACCAAATATTGAAGAGGAAGATGCTGATTCTGATTCTGATGAGACCGAGGAAGAGAATGTTGATGGTTATAAATCTGGTTCAAGTGGCTTTGAAAGTGATGGAAACTTGAGTGAAGACTCTGATGATGACCTTTAG